A region of Plectropomus leopardus isolate mb chromosome 16, YSFRI_Pleo_2.0, whole genome shotgun sequence DNA encodes the following proteins:
- the LOC121955709 gene encoding microtubule-associated protein RP/EB family member 3-like isoform X2, with translation MAVNVYSTSMTIENLSRHDMLAWVNDSLQLTHTKIEQLCSGAAYCQFMDMLFPGCILMKKVKFNAKLEHEYIHNFKVLQASFKRMNVDKIIPVERLVKGKFQDNFEFLQWFKKFFDANYDGKEYDPLMSRQGQEGTPPPPNPGPMRTSPTAPKNVPTPQRQINVTSARRSAPLTRNGGDAELIELNQQLLDMKLTVDGLEKERDFYFGKLRDIELICQENENENPVLSKIMDVLYATEEGFAPPDDEDIEEGAQGDQEEF, from the exons ATGGCAGTGAATGTCTACTCCACCTCTATGACCATAGAGAACCTGAGTCGCCATGACATGTTGGCATGGGTCAACGACTCTCTGCAACTCACTCACACAAAGATCGAGCAGCTCTGCTCGg GTGCTGCTTACTGTCAGTTCATGGACATGCTGTTTCCAGGGTGCATATTAATGAAGAAAGTCAAGTTCAATGCTAAACTGGAACATGAATACATCCACAATTTCAAGGTCTTACAGGCTTCATTCAAGAGAATGAATGTGGACAag ATCATCCCTGTGGAGAGGCTGGTGAAGGGGAAGTTCCAGGACAACTTTGAGTTCCTTCAGTGGTTTAAGAAGTTTTTTGATGCTAACTATGACGGGAAAGAATACGACCCTCTGATGTCACGGCAGGGCCAGGAGGGAACGCCGCCTCCGCCCAACCCAG GCCCCATGAGAACATCTCCCACAGCACCGAAGAATGTCCCCACCCCCCAGAGGCAGATTAACGTAACATCAGCCCGCAGGTCTGCTCCCCTGACCCGCAATGGAGGAGACGCTGAGCTCATAGAGCTCAACCAGCAG CTGCTGGACATGAAGCTGACTGTAGACGGactggagaaggagagggacTTCTACTTCGGAAAGCTGAGAGACATTGAACTCATCTGCCAGGAAAACGAAAATGAAAACCCAGTCCTCAGCAAAATCATGGACGTACTGTACGCTACAGAG
- the LOC121955709 gene encoding microtubule-associated protein RP/EB family member 3-like isoform X1: MAVNVYSTSMTIENLSRHDMLAWVNDSLQLTHTKIEQLCSGAAYCQFMDMLFPGCILMKKVKFNAKLEHEYIHNFKVLQASFKRMNVDKIIPVERLVKGKFQDNFEFLQWFKKFFDANYDGKEYDPLMSRQGQEGTPPPPNPGEPILHKPKRRSRPGPMRTSPTAPKNVPTPQRQINVTSARRSAPLTRNGGDAELIELNQQLLDMKLTVDGLEKERDFYFGKLRDIELICQENENENPVLSKIMDVLYATEEGFAPPDDEDIEEGAQGDQEEF, encoded by the exons ATGGCAGTGAATGTCTACTCCACCTCTATGACCATAGAGAACCTGAGTCGCCATGACATGTTGGCATGGGTCAACGACTCTCTGCAACTCACTCACACAAAGATCGAGCAGCTCTGCTCGg GTGCTGCTTACTGTCAGTTCATGGACATGCTGTTTCCAGGGTGCATATTAATGAAGAAAGTCAAGTTCAATGCTAAACTGGAACATGAATACATCCACAATTTCAAGGTCTTACAGGCTTCATTCAAGAGAATGAATGTGGACAag ATCATCCCTGTGGAGAGGCTGGTGAAGGGGAAGTTCCAGGACAACTTTGAGTTCCTTCAGTGGTTTAAGAAGTTTTTTGATGCTAACTATGACGGGAAAGAATACGACCCTCTGATGTCACGGCAGGGCCAGGAGGGAACGCCGCCTCCGCCCAACCCAG GTGAACCCATTCTCCACAAACCCAAAAGACGCTCTCGCCCAG GCCCCATGAGAACATCTCCCACAGCACCGAAGAATGTCCCCACCCCCCAGAGGCAGATTAACGTAACATCAGCCCGCAGGTCTGCTCCCCTGACCCGCAATGGAGGAGACGCTGAGCTCATAGAGCTCAACCAGCAG CTGCTGGACATGAAGCTGACTGTAGACGGactggagaaggagagggacTTCTACTTCGGAAAGCTGAGAGACATTGAACTCATCTGCCAGGAAAACGAAAATGAAAACCCAGTCCTCAGCAAAATCATGGACGTACTGTACGCTACAGAG